DNA sequence from the Bacillus pumilus genome:
CCATCAATGACAATTTGTCCGCTCGTTGGCGTAATATATCCTGAAATTAAGTTCAATAGGGTAGATTTCCCCGAGCCACTTCGCCCAACTATACATGCAATGTCGCCTCTTTTGATGGACAGGTCAATCCCTTTCAGCACAGGAATCTCATTCTCTCTGCCCTTTTTACCAATTTTAAACACATGATCTAACGCTTGAATCTGAATCATCTCTACTCCCCTACTCTCTGTTTATCTTTTTCGATATATTAAGAAATAACTTGTTAGTGCGCCTACAGCTCCACCGATGAGCATGCCAGCGATATAACCAAATATAGAATTATCTGAAGAAAATCCAACCCAGCCAAATCCTAGAACACCGAAGACAATGACCATAATCTGAATGGGCCGGTCGATTTTTTGATAAAGAAAGAAGCGGCCATTTCGTTCAATTGGATGTTTTAAAAAGCTAATTAAACCAATTAGATAAAACAGAACCATCATGACAATAGGGATAATAATTTTTTCACCCGAGAACCAATGAGGATAATCAGATTGGAAAGGTTCAGTTGTAATGTAAATAATTGGAGACATAGGCGATATCAAATGAACGAAGCTCTTATCTAACCAATCCCCACTTGTCTTCAAGATAAAATCTAAATGAACAATCGGTAATCCGATCACTAAAAAGGGTAAAATAGCTGTGCTGAACCCAACAATTGCTTGTGAAATGGAACTTCCGGTTAAAGTACCAGCTGCAAAAAATAAACTATAAAACATTAAGGAGGTCACAAATGAAATGACATAACCGCTATGAAAGCCAGATGTCTCTAGTGGATTCAGCCCCAAAATAAGTAAATACGTAAGAACATACGATACGGCATGAACGATTGCAATGATTCCAGCACCTAAGAAAAACTTTGTATGATAGATTGTACTTCTGTTAAACGGCAAAGATAAGGTAAAGTCCATATGCCCTTTATTTCTCTCAAATCCTAGCTGAATGACAGCAAAGAAGACCCCCATTAACCAAGAAAGGGAGAGAAACACATCTGTATTAAAGAAATAAGAAAAACGCGGTGAATCTACAATACACTCTGCATCCTTTAGACATGTTTGAAAAGATGAATATTCCATTAAGAATGCAAAGGGCGTCGCAAACACCGCAACCAGCATCACTAAAATAAATGTCAGCTCTGATTGCTTCCACTCCTTATATAATAATTGCCGCTTTACCATCTCCGTTTCCCTCCAAACTTTGCAATGAATACTTCTTCTAAATTCACAGGCAGTTCATGCCATACTTTTGGTTGCAGCGACTTTAAGTACTCTTTAGCCTCTACATCGGTTTTAAGAACAAGCGCTGTATAAAAAATGCCCGCTTGATCTAATATAGCAACACCATTTTTTCGTATACTCAAGTTCATATCTTCTTCAAAAGCCATCTGGATTTTGACATAATCATTCTTTAATTCATCTAGATCCATGACACTTGTGAGTTGGTTTCCTTCTAAAAACCCGATTCGGTTACACATCCGCTCAATATCCTCTAATCGATGCGATGTGATGAGAATCGACGTTTCACGTTCCGCTACCTCGTCGATCATGAGCTGAAGAACATCATTTCTTGTGACGGCATCAATACCATCTGTTGGTTCATCTAACAGAATCACGGCTGGCTTGATCGCAAAGCTTAAAATTAATGACAGCTGCTTTTTTAACCCTGTCGATAGTTCACGGTATTTTACTTTTTCCGGTATTTCATAGCGGTTCACAAGCTCATTGGCATATGTCACGTCAAACTTCGGATAAATATGCTTTAACAGCTGGACAAGCTGCCCGTAATTGTATCTATCAAAGTAGGGATTGACGACTGGCATATACACAATATTTTGCTTTACTAACGGGTGGTCTTTCACAAGCACGTCTTTAAAATAAATCTCTCCTTCATCTGGAAGAAGAATTTGCTGAATCAAGCGGAGAAGTGTTGTTTTACCAGAGCCATTCCTGCCAAGCAAACCAAAGATCTCACCTTCGCCTATTTTGAAGGAAACGTTGCTGAGTACTTCACGTCCATTTAATGTCTTCGATACATTTCTAACCTCAATCAACTTTATTTCCTCCCTCGAGACTTGAGCCGATCTCTTCTATCCATTCCTTCAGTTGTTGAATATCAATACCGGCATAATGAGCTTCTATAATGAGTTGTCTTAATTGCTCCTTCATCTCCAATACCTTCCCTTCATTCAGCTTTAACCGAGCCTCTTCTGTTACATACGTACCGCGCCCTCTTAGTGTTTCAATAATCCCTTCCCGCTCAAGCTCCTTATATGCTTTACTGACGGTGTTAGGATTGGCGATGATAATAGTGGCGAGCTCTCTGACAGAGGGCAGTTTGTCACCAGGTTTCATTACACCTTTTAGACATAAAATTTTGAGTTGCTCAATGATTTGTTCATATATTGGCGCAGCGCTTCGTGGATCTATTTGAATCATGATGGCTCCCTCTTTCCTCATTCATGCTTTTGCAGTCCTATTGCTTGTTCATGCCCTTGCATTAAAGGGATTGAATTAAGTATCAAATCTTTTTGAACTTCAAAACCAATGAAAACGAGAACGAAAAAAAATGTACATGCTAACACAACAGCCAGCACCATCCACTTCAAATTGATTGGTTTTTTTTCTTTTTTCATGGTTGAACACCTTTCTTCACTTTTTAAGTGTCTTTAGTGTATTAGTTGATGTAGTACACTTAATACAATATAGACACTTAAATAAAAAGTCAATAGCCTTTCAAAAAATAAAAAACAGACCCTTTAAAAAAGGATCTGTTCATCATTCGTTGTCGTAAGAAATGCCTAAAATCATTTGATTTTGCAAGCTTTGCATTTGAACACGTGCCCTGTCTAACCGCTCTCTTTGCTGGTCATTGGCGACATCTTTTAATTTTTCTAATTCGTTCACCGCATCTTCAAGCATAAGCTGTGCCTTAGAAAATTCGTCCTCATTATAATGCTCTTGGCGTAAGTTCAAATCAAATTGCTCATTTGCAAACTCAAGGGTTTCAGTACTTTTTTGGATAAATTCATCGATTGACTGCCTTGTTGCCATCTTGCATTCCCTCCATTTCATCATTGCTCCCGCCTATTTTGCCCACGTAAAGCTTTTTCACTAAAGAAAATGTTGGACAGATTCAATTGTCCTCCTTCATGATTTTTGTTAAACTTTAAGGATGCCTATTATTACGCAAGGAGGTTACTGACTTGGATCAGCATAACCCTTTTTTATATTCAAACAGCGAAAAACGCTATCACACATGGAACTATCATTTGCGAGAACACTTTGGTCATAAAGTTTTTAAAGTGGCCTTAGACGGCGGCTTTGACTGCCCAAACCGTGATGGTACTGTAGCCCACGGAGGCTGTACATTTTGCAGTGCCGCAGGATCTGGTGATTTTGCAGGAAACCGTGCGGATGATCTCATCACTCAATTTAACGAAATCAAAGACCGGATGCATACTAAATGGAAAGACGGAAAATATATGGCGTATTTTCAGGCGTATACAAACACACACGCCCCGCTTCCTGTTTTAAAGGAAAAATTTGAAACCGTGATGAATTTGGATGGTGTGGTTGGCTTATCTATTGCGACAAGACCTGACTGCCTGCCAGATGACGTGGTGGAGTATTTAGCTGAATTAAATGAGCGGACTTATCTCTGGGTAGAGCTTGGTCTTCAAACGGTTCATGAACGGACAGCGATGCTTATTAACCGTGCCCATGATTATGAATGCTACGTAGAAGGTGTAGAAAAACTGCGAAAACACGGCATTCGTGTCTGCTCGCATATCATCAACGGCTTGCCTCTTGAAAATCGGGACATGATGATGGAGACAGCAAAAGCTGTTGCTGATTTAGATGTGCAAGGAATTAAAATTCATTTGCTTCACCTTTTAAAAGGAACCCCAATGGTCAAGCAATATGAAAAAGGCAAATTGGAGTTTCTAAGCCAGGAAGAATATGTCCAGCTTGTTTGTGATCAGCTGGAGATCCTGCCGCCAGAAATGATTATTCATCGTATTACAGGCGATGGCCCGATTGAATTAATGGTTGGTCCAATGTGGAGTGTAAACAAATGGGAAGTATTAAATGCCATTAATGCTGAGCTTGAAAGACGTAACAGCTACCAAGGCAAACGTTTCGTCAGATTGGAAGAAGCAGCAAAATGATCTTGAAACGCATGCTCCCTTTTAGTAAAGAGCTGTTAGAACGGGCTTGTCAAAAAGGCGACATCGTTATTGATGCAACGATGGGAAATGGCCACGATACACTCTATTTAGCTGATCTTGTCGGTCATGATGGACAAGTTTTTGCATTCGACGTACAAGAAGAAGCCATACAGCAGACGCGTAAAAGACTTGGTGAGGGATATCCATATGTTCATCTCATTCACGATGGTCATGAAAAACTGGCTCAACACCTGCCAAGGGATGTTTATGGACATATCTCTGGCGCGGTGTTTAACCTTGGGTACTTGCCCGGAGGCGATAAAGCCGTCACCACTCAGGCCCATACAACCATTGAAGCCATTGAGCAGCTCCTCGACTGGCTTAAACCCGGAGGTCTGATCGTCCTTGTGATTTATCATGGACACCCCGAAGGGAAAAAAGAAAAAGAAGTGCTTCTCGACTATTGCAGATCACTTCCTCATGAAGAGGTGCAAGTTTTATCATATCAATACATGAATATTCAAAACGACCCGCCTTTTGTGGTCGCCATTGAAAAAAAGCTAAAGCTCAAATCCTAATGGATTTGAGCTTTTTTATGAGGATTTCATCCAAGGCATTTTCTGATAGGTCCGGTAGGCTCTTCCGTTGATATAGAAAAAGAACGATGTTTTCCCGCTTGATTTGATCAGCCGTTTTGCCAGCTTATTCATCTCTTTTTGGGCTGTTACTTTTTCATCGGACAAATAGACTGCCAATAATCCTCTGTTAATTAATTTGTGAAAGTTTTCGTGCGGAATGCCTTTCAGCTGCTCATCCGCTTTTTCAATAAAATGCTGAAGTCTATCCATCATCTCATGATGAGAAGCATAGTAGGAGCAAAAGTTCAGATCTCCTCCAAGCCGGTCTTCTTCTTGGTCAATTAAATAATCAAGTAAAATGTGCAGACCTTGAATATAAGGGAAATAGCTTTCGTATATTTGCTTCGCCTGCTTTTCTGTAAAGTCCGGCTGCAACGCATACGCCACAAGACAGAAAATCCCTAACGTTGATCCTGCACAAGCTGAAAATTCATACCATTCCATCTTAGGCAAATCCTTTTCATATTGGCGGAACCACGATTCTAGCCGCGGAACCCGCTCATGAGGAACGACGTGTTTATGTACTTGCAAATCACTGTAGTAATCGCACAGCGTGTGTAAATATGGCTGAATGATCGGATAATGCTTAAGACGCGACAGCACGTCTTGGCATGTGCGGACAAGCGAGTGTAAATACCCATGATCCTCTTGATCATCACGGAATTGGTAGTAAGGCTTGAGCTCAGCATGAATATCAAGCGCATCTCTCATCGCTTGATGCAGCATATGAAAATCTTTTGGATCAAGCGACGTACTGCGGTCACACAGGTTATCTAAGTAATCACTGATGGTTTGATACGCCACAATGAATTCAATACACGTTTCTTTCGCCTCACCTGCTAGAAGAGATAAAATACCTCCGCCTTCGCAGTGGAAGGTTTTACTCGATATGCTCGCTAACGCCTGCGTACGCAGTTCTTCATTTTCAATCATTTCTGCATGAGCCCGCCACTTTTTTAGCTCCTGATGAACAAGCGGAAAAATATCTTTATACACCTTTGTCATCAGTGCAAAAGGACGCTCTGGTACTGACAAATCAATCCACCCCTAACTTAAAGCTCACCATCAAATATATTGATCTGTAAAGGCTCTTGCTGCCTTAAACACATCTTCTCTTTCCGGTTCATTAAAAATTTCGTGATACAGCTCTTCCCATTCACGATATGATTTATTGGTTGATTCAATGCCATTGAACCATTTGATCACCCTCGTTTTATCGACGATCTTATCATCGCCCGCCTGCATTAAAAGGAGCGGAATCGATTTAAAAACATTCGTTGGCTGCATGGCTGCATCAATATTTTTGATCAGCTCTCGGTACCAGCGGACCGACACCTTTGTTACGTAAAGGGAATCATTTGAGTCTGCCTCAATCACAGCCTGATTTCGTGTGGCTAGTTCAATCGACAGCCCTGACTCGACTTTAAAGGACGGTGCCAGCACATTTAGACCTTTTGATGCAAAATCCATTAGCTTCTTCGGTTTAAATTGCAGACCTAAACAAGGTGATGATAAAATAAGGCCATCAATCTTCGTATGGGTATACTGCTTGACCCACTCAATTGAAATGAGTCCGCCCATACTGTGTCCAAGTAAAAAAGTAGGAAGCCTGAATGATTTCGCATGTTCGATCCATTCATCTACTGTATCAATGTATTCTTGAAACGAACGAATGTGGCCGCGCGCACGTGTCGACGTCCCTTGCCCAGGCAGGTCACCCATGACGACGTGATAGCCGGCATTTCGCCACATTTCGATCAGCCATTTATATCGGCCGTGATATTCACTCGCACCATGTACTATCACAATTGTACCAACTGGTCTTTCAGCATGCCAAGTCCACAAAGTAAACACCTCACAAATGTTGTATTAAGAAAGGAAGTCGAAAAAGTGATTTATCCATATCATCAGTTTACACCTGAGATTCATGAATCGGTCTTTGTCGCAGATAACGCCACCATTACAGGAGATGTCACGATTGGAGAATATTCGAGCGTGTGGTTCCAAACCGTCATCAGAGGCGATGTCGCTCCTGTGAGAATTGGAAAAAACGTCAATATTCAAGATTTATCCTGTCTGCATCAAAGTCCTGGAAAAACACTTCTAATAGAAGATGGTGCTACCATTGGACACCAAGTCACATTACATAGCTCAATCATTCGAAAAAATGCCCTCATTGGTATGGGGTCTATCATTCTCGATGGTGCAGAAATTGGCGAAGGTGCCTTTATCGGTGCAGGTAGTCTTGTCCCTCAAGGAAAGATCATTCCAAAAGGATCACTCGCTTTCGGCCGTCCAGCCAAGGTCGTCCGGCAGTTAACAGATGAAGATATCCAAGACATGGACAGAATCCGTAGAGAATATGTAGAAAAAGGACAATACTATCGTTCCCTTATACCCCGTTAACATCATACGCGTTATCTTCACTTTATCATGTTTTTTTCAGGATATTAAGCAATAACTATGAACCGCTTGTTATTTTACCCTTTTCCGCCGCTTTCTATCATAACAAAAAAGGTTTTCAGCTTTGTGCTGAAAACCTTTTTTCATTAACTAAAGATAACTTCTTTCGGTTGATGATTCAACTGCTCTGGATCAATGCTGCGCTCCACATAAATGCTGTGCCAAATCATAAAGATAAGGACGGTCCAAATCTTACGGCTATGATCTGCTTTACCAGCACAATGCTCATTTAATAAATCAAGCACATACTCTTTGTTAATGTATTCATCTGTTTGACTGTTTTTGATGATGTCTTTTGCCCAAGCATTCATCTCATTTTTCAACCAATGACGAATTGGCACAGGGAAACCAAGCTTTTTACGGTTTAACACATGGTCAGGCACAATGCCTTCTGCTGCTTTACGCAATAAATATTTCGTTGTGCCATCTTTTGTTTTCAGCTCTTCTGGAATTTTAGAAGCCGCTTCAAAAACGACCTTATCAAGGAATGGAACACGAAGCTCAAGAGAATTCGCCATCGTCATCTTGTCTGCTTTTAATAAGATGTCTCCGCGCATCCACGTATGGATATCAACATATTGCATTTTGTTAATATCACTGTAGCCTGCGCTTTCCTCGAAGTATGTCTTCGTTATGTCACGATATGTGATGCTTGGATCATAATGTTTGAGGAGATTTTTCTTCACTGGCTCTTCAAAGATTTTCGCATTACCGATATAACGTTCCTCTAATGGCGTACAGCCGCGAACGATAAAGCTCTTCCCTTTCATTCCTTCTGGCATTAAACGAGCCAGACGAAGAAGAAGCTTTTTCAGCATAGATGGTACAGATTCAAATGGTTTAAGAGAAAGAGGCTCACGGTAAATATTATATCCACCGAACAGCTCGTCCGCTCCTTCACCTGAAAGAACAACCGTCACTTGTTTCTTCGCTTCTTTTGCCACGAAATACAATGGAATCGCTGCCGGATCAGCTAAAGGATCGTCTAAATGCCAGACAATCTTCGGAAGCTCGTTCATATATTCCTCTGGAGAAATGACGGCGCTGAAGTTTTGTAAGCCTAGCTTGTCAGCTGTTTCCTTCGCGACATCGACTTCACTAAAGCCATCCTGCTGGAAGCCAACAGAGAATGTCTTTAGCTCAGGGTGTAATTCCTTTGCGACAGACACGATGAAGGAAGAATCAATACCACCTGATAGGAATGAACCAACAGGTACATCACTTCTCATGTGAACTTTCACAGAATCATAGATCGCATCTCGTACTTCTTCAATTAACTTCTGTTCTTGTGTTTGCTCAGGCTTGAATTGAACTTTCCAGTATGTCTTAAATTCGATCTCCTGTCCTGGGCGTAAAATAAACTTATGACCAGGCTCAACTTTATGCACCTTTTGATCAAGCGTATTTGGCTCAGGAACGAATTGGAACGACATGTACTGCTGCAATGAAGTCTCATCAAATAAAATGTTCTCGTTCACAGCCATCAAGCTTTTGCGCTCAGACGCAAAGTACACTTGCTCATCCATTTGTGTGAAATAAAGCGGTTTGATGCCAAAAGGATCTCTTGCGCCATATAATTGCTGCGCTTCTTTATCCCAAATTAAAAATGCAAACATGCCGCGAAGCTTAGAAGCCGCTTCTTCTTTATAATGACGGTATGTGGCAAGCAGTACTTCCGTATCAGAATCTGTGCTGAACGTATAGCCCTTTTTCACAAGCTCTTCCTTCAGCTCCACATAGTTATAAATTTCCCCGTTAAAAATAATCCAGTACTTTTCATCTTCATAAGAAAGCGGCTGCTTTCCGTGTTCAACATCTATAATACTTAAACGTCTAAATCCAAATCCTACATGCTCATCATGAAAGTAACCCTCATCATCCGGACCACGGTGAACGATGAGACGATTCATTTGTTTAATTAACTCTTCCTGCTCAGTAGTTTCGGACAATGGACGGTGATTAAACACACCAACAAACCCACACATATTATTGCCTCCACGTTATGTTATTTCTTAAAAGTAGACCTATAATTAGACAGTTATTTGTCCGATTTTGTTTCACATTTTTTCGCTTATTGTAGAATTTTTTTTTAATCAAAAGGAAAACCGCTTAAAATAAGCGGTTTTATATGTTGTTATTGTCCTAATGCTTCCTTGCGAAGTGTATCGGCTTTATCCGTTTTTTCCCACGGAAGATCTAAATCATGACGGCCGAAATGTCCGTATGCAGCTGTTTGTTTGTAGATCGGACGACGCAGGTCAAGCATTTTAATAATGCCAGCTGGACGAAGATCGAAGTTCGCACGAACCACTTCAATTAATTTTTCTTCAGAAGCTTTCCCTGTTCCGAAAGTATCAATTGAAATCGATACAGGCTGTGCAACACCAATTGCATAAGCAAGTTGTACTTCACAAGAATCTGCAAGGCCGGCAGCTACAATGTTTTTCGCTACGTAACGAGCAGCGTATGCCGCTGAACGGTCAACCTTTGTTGCGTCCTTCCCAGAGAAAGCACCGCCGCCATGACGAGCGTATCCGCCATACGTATCAACGATGATTTTACGTCCAGTTAAACCAGCATCCCCTTGAGGTCCACCGATCACGAATCGGCCAGTTGGGTTAATAAAGTATTTTGTCTGTTCATCAATCAGTTCACTTGGAACGACAGGGCTGATGACATGCTCTTTTAAGTCGCTTTGAATTTGTTCAAGCGTCACTTCTGGTGCATGCTGCGTTGAAATAACCACTGTATCAATACGAACAGGTTTATTTTGGTCATCATATTCTACTGTTACTTGTGTTTTTCCATCTGGACGTAGATAAGCAAGTGTTTGATCCTTGCGTACTTCAGTTAAACGGAGAGATAATTTATGCGCTAGTGAAATCGGCAGCGGCATCAGTTCTTCGGTTTCGTTGTTGGCAAAACCAAACATCAATCCTTGGTCACCTGCACCAATCGCATCAAGTTCTTCTTCAGTCATTGTGCCTTCACGTGCTTCAAGCGCTTTGTCTACACCTTGCGCAATATCAGCAGACTGTTCATCAATAGATGTGAGCACTGCACATGTTTCCGCATCAAAACCATATTTCGCACGCGTGTAGCCAATTTCCTTAATCGTGTCACGCACCGTCTTTGGAATATCGACATAAGTAGACGTTGTAATTTCTCCGCTTACTAATACGAGACCCGTTGTAACAGAAGTTTCACAGGCAACACGTGCATTTGGATCTTTCTTTAAAATTTCATCCAAAATGCTGTCTGAAATTTGATCACAGATTTTATCCGGATGTCCTTCCGTCACTGATTCTGAAGTAAATAAACGACGATTTTGACTCATAATGGCTATTTCCTCCTGTACAAGACCACATCATCCCAAGATGAGGTCTCCAATATGATACGGAACTCGTTCCCTCTTATATTTGAAAACGTTTCTATTAGAGATGTTATTGGCAATTTGTTCATATGATATCCCAAAAATAAAAAAACCATTTCCTTCATTGCGAGGAAAGGGTCTGAGATCGCATGCCTTTCACTCTTATCGCTCAAGGTGTTCTTGTACCTTGCATCAGGTTAGCACCTTGGTTTCTCAGCATATTCATGCCTTTTCATAAGAAACCGGTTGCTGGGCTTCATCGGGCCTGTCCCTCCACCAACTCGGGATAAGAGTATCCGTTCAATAAGATATCTTATCTTAAATACTTGCATCATGTCAATGCTTCATCAGAATTATCTTCCCTTTTTTTCACCACGTTATTAGCATCACCAAAAAGCATATTTTCATAGCAGAAATGAAAAAACACACACAAAAATATTTAAATAGTATAGACTATTATTACGAATGTGTTATACTAATCGAAACAAAACAAATTCAACGGTAAAGGAAGGGTTTTTTTATGAACTCAGTGGATTTAAAAGAAGATTTGCAGTCATTGCTCTCATTAGAAAATACGCACCAAAATTTATCTGTTCCGAAACTTGTTGAAAAGATTTTGGCACGTGATGAAGGCGTTTTAACATCAACAGGAGCTGTCCGTGCTACAACGGGTGCCTACACAGGACGTTCGCCTAAAGATAAATTTATCGTGAAAGAAGAAAGCTCTGAACATAAAATTGATTGGGGTCAAGTCAACCAGCCGATTTCTAAAGAAGCATTTGACCGTTTATATACAAAGGTTGTGTCATACTTAAAAGAACGTGATGAACTATTCGTCTTTGAAGGATTTGCCGGTGCAGATGAAAGATACCGTATGCCAATTACAGTGGTAAACGAATTTGCATGGCACAATCTCTTTGCAAAGCAGCTATTCATCAGACCTGACGGATCAACACCTTCTTCAAACGAAAAACCGTTCACCATCTTATCTGCACCGCATTTTAAAGCAGATCCTGAAACAGATGGCACAAACTCTGAAACGTTTATTATCGTTTCTTTTGAAAAACGTACCATTCTGATCGGTGGAACAGAGTATGCAGGAGAGATGAAAAAGTCCATCTTCTCTGTCATGAACTACCTGCTTCCTGAGCAAGATATTTTATCCATGCACTGCTCAGCAAACGTCGGTCAAGAAGGCGATGTCGCACTATTTTTCGGCCTTTCAGGTACTGGGAAAACGACGCTTTCTGCAAGCGCAAGCCGCAAGCTGATCGGTGACGATGAACACGGCTGGTCTGGCTCAGGAGTCTTCAATATTGAGGGCGGATGCTATGCGAAATGTGTGAACTTAAGCGAAGAAAAAGAACCGCAAATCTACAAAGCCATCAGCTTCGGATCAGTTCTTGAAAATGTTGTGCTTGATGAAGAAACACGTGAAGCGGATTATGATGACACGTTCTTTACTGAAAACACACGCGCTGCTTACCCAATCGAAATGATTGATAACATCGTGACGCCAAGTATCGCAGGACACCCATCTGCCATTGTCTTCTTAACAGCTGATGCATTTGGCGTTTTACCTCCAATCAGCCGTTTAACAAAAGAACAGGCGATGTACCATTTCTTGAGCGGTTACACAAGTAAATTAGCAGGAACTGAGCGCGGTGTCACATCACCAGAAACGACATTCTCTACTTGCTTCGGTTCACCATTCTTGCCGCTTCCAGCTCACGTCTATGCTGAAATGCTTGGCAAGAAAATTGATGAGCACGGCGCAAAAGTATTCCTTGTGAATACAGGTTGGACTGGCGGAGGCTATGGTACAGGCAAACGTATGAACCTAGCGCATACAAGAGCAATGGTGCAAGCAGCGATCGAAGGCGACCTCGACAACGCCGAAATGATCACTGATGACATCTTTGGATTACACATCCCGCTTCATATTCCTGGCGTTCCAGATGAAGTGCTTCAACCTTCTAAAACATGGGATGACCAAGAGGCTTATCAAGAAAAAGCACACTTCCTTGCCAATGAATTTAAAAAGAACTTCCAAAAATTCAGCCACGCAGCAAGTGACATTGAAGCCAAAGGCGGACCACTCGTATAATCAAATGACAAAAGCTGAGGGGAATCATTCCCTCAGCTTTTTTTGTTAGTTTGTTGAATGTAATGAGACGAGACGGTAAGTGACCTTTGTCACATTGTCTGTAAGCTCTAACTTTTCAACGTGTGCTGTCCCTGTTTTTTCTCCGTCTTTCGTTTTACGCACCTCAAGCGGAATATTTAATGGATAAATGCGGTACCCTTCCTTCATGAGCTCAAATACATTCTCTTCAATTCTTGTCTCTTTTCCCTTCGTGACAATCATTGTATTAAATTCAACAGGCATTCCCATATTGAAAATCCCCCTACTTTCTAAAATTCGTTATACTGCTTATTTTACCACATTTCCGCTTTTCCGGCTGTGCATCCACGTCGTCAGCCTTCTGACAATTTCCCGATTATACTGCGGCGGAAAATAATGGTTGTATCCATGGAAATACCAAGTCTCCACTGACTTTCCGTGCTGGCGCAGCGCATCTTCTAATAAATACGCATGCTCAATGGATACATTCTGATCCTCTTCTCCGTGGATGATGAGAACAGGCGCTTCAATTTTGTCTACATCATTTAAAGGCGTTCTATCCTCATAGGCCTCTGGCACTTTGTGCGGGGGACCGCCAATCACACGTTTCATCATCCTTCTCATATCCACACGCTCTTCATAGGTGAGCTTCATATCACTGACGCCTCCCCATGTCACAAAGGAAGCGGCCTCCTGTTTCATTTCAACAGCGGTCCAAATGCCCATAATGCCTCCGCGCGAAAAACCAAAGATATGAATACGCTCC
Encoded proteins:
- the pckA gene encoding phosphoenolpyruvate carboxykinase (ATP), which translates into the protein MNSVDLKEDLQSLLSLENTHQNLSVPKLVEKILARDEGVLTSTGAVRATTGAYTGRSPKDKFIVKEESSEHKIDWGQVNQPISKEAFDRLYTKVVSYLKERDELFVFEGFAGADERYRMPITVVNEFAWHNLFAKQLFIRPDGSTPSSNEKPFTILSAPHFKADPETDGTNSETFIIVSFEKRTILIGGTEYAGEMKKSIFSVMNYLLPEQDILSMHCSANVGQEGDVALFFGLSGTGKTTLSASASRKLIGDDEHGWSGSGVFNIEGGCYAKCVNLSEEKEPQIYKAISFGSVLENVVLDEETREADYDDTFFTENTRAAYPIEMIDNIVTPSIAGHPSAIVFLTADAFGVLPPISRLTKEQAMYHFLSGYTSKLAGTERGVTSPETTFSTCFGSPFLPLPAHVYAEMLGKKIDEHGAKVFLVNTGWTGGGYGTGKRMNLAHTRAMVQAAIEGDLDNAEMITDDIFGLHIPLHIPGVPDEVLQPSKTWDDQEAYQEKAHFLANEFKKNFQKFSHAASDIEAKGGPLV
- a CDS encoding gamma carbonic anhydrase family protein — encoded protein: MIYPYHQFTPEIHESVFVADNATITGDVTIGEYSSVWFQTVIRGDVAPVRIGKNVNIQDLSCLHQSPGKTLLIEDGATIGHQVTLHSSIIRKNALIGMGSIILDGAEIGEGAFIGAGSLVPQGKIIPKGSLAFGRPAKVVRQLTDEDIQDMDRIRREYVEKGQYYRSLIPR
- a CDS encoding DUF2584 domain-containing protein, which gives rise to MGMPVEFNTMIVTKGKETRIEENVFELMKEGYRIYPLNIPLEVRKTKDGEKTGTAHVEKLELTDNVTKVTYRLVSLHSTN
- a CDS encoding alpha/beta hydrolase family protein encodes the protein MIVEKRRFPSPHPHIHLFTVTYEADGLRIKGLLAEPAGEGLYDGFLYLRGGIKNVGMVRPGRIVQFAAQGFVVFAPFYRGNQGGEGNEDFAGEDRKDAFAAFQLLKHHKKVKQERIHIFGFSRGGIMGIWTAVEMKQEAASFVTWGGVSDMKLTYEERVDMRRMMKRVIGGPPHKVPEAYEDRTPLNDVDKIEAPVLIIHGEEDQNVSIEHAYLLEDALRQHGKSVETWYFHGYNHYFPPQYNREIVRRLTTWMHSRKSGNVVK
- the metK gene encoding methionine adenosyltransferase, producing the protein MSQNRRLFTSESVTEGHPDKICDQISDSILDEILKKDPNARVACETSVTTGLVLVSGEITTSTYVDIPKTVRDTIKEIGYTRAKYGFDAETCAVLTSIDEQSADIAQGVDKALEAREGTMTEEELDAIGAGDQGLMFGFANNETEELMPLPISLAHKLSLRLTEVRKDQTLAYLRPDGKTQVTVEYDDQNKPVRIDTVVISTQHAPEVTLEQIQSDLKEHVISPVVPSELIDEQTKYFINPTGRFVIGGPQGDAGLTGRKIIVDTYGGYARHGGGAFSGKDATKVDRSAAYAARYVAKNIVAAGLADSCEVQLAYAIGVAQPVSISIDTFGTGKASEEKLIEVVRANFDLRPAGIIKMLDLRRPIYKQTAAYGHFGRHDLDLPWEKTDKADTLRKEALGQ
- the asnB gene encoding asparagine synthase (glutamine-hydrolyzing); this translates as MCGFVGVFNHRPLSETTEQEELIKQMNRLIVHRGPDDEGYFHDEHVGFGFRRLSIIDVEHGKQPLSYEDEKYWIIFNGEIYNYVELKEELVKKGYTFSTDSDTEVLLATYRHYKEEAASKLRGMFAFLIWDKEAQQLYGARDPFGIKPLYFTQMDEQVYFASERKSLMAVNENILFDETSLQQYMSFQFVPEPNTLDQKVHKVEPGHKFILRPGQEIEFKTYWKVQFKPEQTQEQKLIEEVRDAIYDSVKVHMRSDVPVGSFLSGGIDSSFIVSVAKELHPELKTFSVGFQQDGFSEVDVAKETADKLGLQNFSAVISPEEYMNELPKIVWHLDDPLADPAAIPLYFVAKEAKKQVTVVLSGEGADELFGGYNIYREPLSLKPFESVPSMLKKLLLRLARLMPEGMKGKSFIVRGCTPLEERYIGNAKIFEEPVKKNLLKHYDPSITYRDITKTYFEESAGYSDINKMQYVDIHTWMRGDILLKADKMTMANSLELRVPFLDKVVFEAASKIPEELKTKDGTTKYLLRKAAEGIVPDHVLNRKKLGFPVPIRHWLKNEMNAWAKDIIKNSQTDEYINKEYVLDLLNEHCAGKADHSRKIWTVLIFMIWHSIYVERSIDPEQLNHQPKEVIFS